The Gossypium hirsutum isolate 1008001.06 chromosome A03, Gossypium_hirsutum_v2.1, whole genome shotgun sequence genome contains the following window.
GTGAATAACCCGAACTATacaatcattcaatcaatttCATCTCTACAATGGTTGTAATTTATCGAAAGTTCTCTAGGCATACAAATTCTATTATGAAGTGTTATAGTTAAATTGTTATTTACTTTCTAATGTTTTCAGAGATATTTACGATCTTCGGCATATTGTTGAGATATTCATGCTTGATTTTCAACTACTATATATATTTACTATGCATTTAGATCCACTTagttaatttaaaattctaacaAATTTCATtcgaatatttttaatttaaagatgtgtTTTGAATAAAATGGATTGAAAACGTGTCCAGTTAAACACATTTTCGATCAActgtttttgataaatttttatcgttacaatttttttttcaggtAATCAAATTTCATCTTTGCCATCATGATTTtgtcatctatatatttactagtggattgtttttatttcaatatctaatttgttgaagaaaaaatattatccctgttttaatttttaaataatatatgtaaaaatcaatttaaaatttatacttaatataaataattatcattagtttaaaatttttaattaaaaataactaataattatttaatacaatttaatttaaaattaaaatttgtatcAATTAAATAGATTAttgttgttatgaatatcttattttAAGTGGAtatccatcatgatcaagataaagttttaatgtagtttaaattctaatagttcttatgcctataaatacaGACTCTGATAAAGCATTATAATCACCCATTTTGATTAATAAAGTAATTTAGAGGTTTTATCAGATATTCAAATTACGTAAttgtttttcatttaaaattatctaaaataatataaaatattatattaataagattaaataaggagaaatttttatttatttattttgaaaagattttattttttacacaATGTCTAGAGTTACTTATAGTCCcttcccaactcataaataggagtaTAATGTATTTCAGCACACTCAAATCTACGTCTTCTCGTATTGACAATAATACtcatactaattaaattaaatcataataggTTTGCTTTTGTCTCTTCATTAGCTTTAATTTGCTTTTTAGTTGTCATACTAATTATTGCAGGTTAACTTTCAAGACTTTTCTtctaataatattattgaaaagtaACTAATCATTATTTAAAGTAAACTgacttttttttactaaaatggctctaaagttttaataaattatgaaaatgacttattttcttGATTATGTATCTAAATAActtgaaataaatagtaaaaattagtgGACCCAAAGAGATTGAGGCCATAAACAAGTCACGTCAGccaaatattgatattttttaatacttggggggccaaaaaataaataatggtgGCGGAACCATTCTAAATGGTGTCACCAGCGTAATCTATTAcccatttttaatttaaattttaaaaaaaatatttaaaaaaaattggtgatCAATTAAACTAGTGACGTCATGTAGGATGActccaccaaataaaataatatattttttaaattaaaaaaactaaaataaaatgtaaGCCTAACATAAAGTGTTAGCCCCATTTAAAATGGCTCCACcaccattatttattttttggtccCTCAATTATAGAGAAATACTAGTATttccttaatatttatatatgtagcGTCATTCTCTATGGCTccataaaaaaacttaattttttaatcccCATGATTGATATTGCATGTTAGTGGCGCTAATCTCTTTGGCTCTACCAACTTTTATTATTCATTTCAAGTCATTTACGTATATAATCAAGAAAGTGAGtgattttcataaattattaaataaaattaaataaggagaaaattttatttatttattttgaaaaaaaagatattttttacaCAATGTCTAGAGTTATCCATAATTCcttctcaactcataaataggaggataatgcgttttagCGCACTCAAACTTACGTCCTCTTCTATTGACAACTATACTcatacaaatttaattaaatcacaATAGGTTTGCTTTTGTCTCTTCATTAGCTTTAATTTGCTTTTTAGTTGTCATACTAATTATTGTAGGTTAATTTCCCATGACTTTTCTtctaataatattattgaaaagtaAATAATTATTATGTAGAGTAAACaggcttttttttattaaaatgaatcTAAAGTTTTAATAAATTACGAAAATGacaattacaaaaataacctaCTTTCTTGATTAGtacttaaataacttaaaataaatagtaaaagttgGTAGAGCCAAAGAGATTAGCGCCACCAACACGCCATATTAATCATGGGGATTaaaaaatcaagtttttttttatggaGCCATAGAAAATGACgctgtatatataaatattaaggaaATACTTGTATTTCTCTATAATTGAGggaccaaaaaataaataatggagGTGGAGCGATTCTAAATGACGCTACCACTTTATGttaggcttaattttttttagtttttttaatttaaaaaacatattaatttatttggTGGAGTCCTCCTAAATGACGTCACTAGTTTAATTGatcaccaatttttttaaaatatttttgtttttaaatttaaaatttaaaaatggtaaTAGATTACACTGGTGGCACCATTTAGAATGGTTCCACcaccattatttattttttggcccCCAGTATTAAAAAATATCAGTATTTAGCTGACATGATATGTTAGTGGCGTTAATCTCATTGGTTCCGCCAACTTTTATTATTCATTTCAAGTTATTTACGTATATAATCAAGAAAGTGAgtgattttcataatttattaaaattttagggttattttaataaaaaatctaaGTAAACTCTACCATTCGTCATTAAATCATGCTAAATTATcgtttgaattatttaattaaaaaagttacaatttaatcattaaattattaaaaagtttttaatttaatccttaagctaTTAAAGTCAATGTTATATGACTTTCTTTATTTACACCGAGTATACTGATCAAAAGTGCTTTTTCCCTCCtattttatagttttaattttttttaatgaaatagctTTAGAGGTCACAAATctacaaatcaaaatttaaacaatttttttcttttcgatttcGAATACTGACGGTTAAATCAAGttagatttaaaatatatttttttactcatTAATAGATACTGATCTACCATATTGTACTTAAAAcctgcaaaattttaaaaataaaacatttagtagactaataacttaaaaaaaaacttttcaataatttaaataataactgTGAAATAGTTGAACGGGGAAAGGAGAATTTACACAGTTGTAGTTTACTTATAACTCTCTCTCTATATAAAAATCCCACTGTTCGCTGAGTGTCGATACCTGTGAATTGAAGACCTTTGTCCACCCCTTGTCCCCTCCACATTTTCACTAAAGAAACATAAGCCTTCAACAACCACGACCCTGATCTGTCTTCATTAAAACCTCACTGCAACTCCAAGTACTGAAGCTCTTGCAATGGCTTTCAGTTTCACCCTTCTCTCACCCCCCACCCTTCTTTCTCCTCACTACAACCAATTCTCTCTAAAAACGCGCCACCCCCACCACCACCGCCGCCATCTTCTTGGTGAACCTTTTCGCCGGCTTCCGGCGATCGGCGTGGAAAAATTCCAGCAAATCCACTGCCAAGCCGCCCGTGATAGCAAAGTCCAAGAAGAAGATTTTAGAAAAAACGAGTCAGATTTAGAAGAGAGTAATGGTAAGATTAATGAAGATAGATTTGTGGAACCCAAGTTTAAAATGAGTTTAGCTGAGCTTTTAGATGATAGTAAAGTAGTGCCGCTTTCGGTTTATGGTGATTTAGGGGTTCAAATAACAGGGATACAGCATGATTCTACGGTGATTAGTGCTGGGGATTTGTTTGTTTGTTGTGTTGGGTCGAGAACTGATGGGCATTTGTATATAAATGAAGTTGATAAGAGAGGTGCTGTTGCTGTTATAGCAAGTAAAGAGATTAACATTGGAGATACCTTGAGATGCAAGGCATTGGTCATTGTTGAAGATACTGATTTGGTTTTGCCTTTGCTAGCTGCTTCTTTTTACAGGTACCCATCGAAGAATATGGCTGTTATTGGGATCACTGGGACCAATGGTAAAACAACGACGTCTTATTTGATAAAAGGCATGTATGAAGCTATGGGTCTTCGAATTGGGTTGCTAGGCACGGTTGCTTATTATGTATATGGGGACAATAAGTTGGAATCATCATATACGACCCCAGATGCTGTTTTAGTTCAGAATTTGATGGCTAAGATGTTGCATAATGGGTCAAAAGCAGTTGTTATGGAGGTTTCTTCTCAAGGGCTAGCTGTAGGGAGGTGTAATATGGTTGATTTCAATGTAGCTGTGTTTACTAATTTGACTAGGGATCATTTAGATTTTCATGTGACTGAGGAAGAGTATAGGAAAGCTAAAGCAAAATTGTTCCAAATGATGGTGGATCCTGAGAGGCATAGGAAAGTTGTTAACATTGATGATCCAAATGCACATTTTTTTATTGCCCAAGGCAACCCTGACGTTCCTTTGGTGACCTTTGCAAT
Protein-coding sequences here:
- the LOC107963782 gene encoding UDP-N-acetylmuramoyl-L-alanyl-D-glutamate--2,6-diaminopimelate ligase MurE homolog, chloroplastic — protein: MAFSFTLLSPPTLLSPHYNQFSLKTRHPHHHRRHLLGEPFRRLPAIGVEKFQQIHCQAARDSKVQEEDFRKNESDLEESNGKINEDRFVEPKFKMSLAELLDDSKVVPLSVYGDLGVQITGIQHDSTVISAGDLFVCCVGSRTDGHLYINEVDKRGAVAVIASKEINIGDTLRCKALVIVEDTDLVLPLLAASFYRYPSKNMAVIGITGTNGKTTTSYLIKGMYEAMGLRIGLLGTVAYYVYGDNKLESSYTTPDAVLVQNLMAKMLHNGSKAVVMEVSSQGLAVGRCNMVDFNVAVFTNLTRDHLDFHVTEEEYRKAKAKLFQMMVDPERHRKVVNIDDPNAHFFIAQGNPDVPLVTFAMDNKNADVHPLEFELSLFETQVLVNTPRGVLKISSGLLGRHNIYNILAAVAVGIAVGADSLEDIGRGIEKVDAVPGRCEVIDEGQAFGVIVDYAHTPDAVYRLLDFVRELAPKRIITVLGCGGDRDQWKRPTMAKISTDKSEVTILTSDNPRSEDPLDILDDMLAGVGRTMQDYLKYEENDYYPPLPNGHQLFVHSTRRVAIRSAVAMGKEGDMIVVAGKGHETYLIQGDKKEFFDDREECRDALKYVNVLSQAG